The following proteins are encoded in a genomic region of Necator americanus strain Aroian chromosome II, whole genome shotgun sequence:
- a CDS encoding hypothetical protein (NECATOR_CHRII.G4948.T2), with translation MQQSTSEPCATLATGHLQTKDQSRTVGTTTPRTASLARAFRGCFRSERSQDQLPEELNDDGNVHGRDTARCYCLDNYGSMERRQVSNQVVNKESGQSPDGPTPRLVSLTGLGDDATQSSLASPSGRRDAAACCGCDAPTKADFLN, from the exons ATGCAGCAATCTACTTCCGAACCATGCGCGACACTAGCCACCGGACACCTGCAGACCAAGGACCAATCAAGGACGGTTGGGACGACGACACCAAGGACCGCATCGCTAGCCCGAGCCTTTCGAGGATGCTTCCGATCTGAGCGGAGCCAGGATCAGCTACCAGAG GAACTCAACGATGACGGCAACGTACATGGGAGAGACACTGCGAGATGTTACTGCCTTGACAATTACGGAAGTATGGAACGACGCCAGGTCAGCAACCAGGTCGTTAACAAGGAAAGTGGACAAAG CCCAGATGGGCCGACACCCAGACTAGTGTCGCTTACAGGTTTAGGCGACGACGCCACACAGTCTTCGCTGGCTTCGCCGTCTGGAAGACGTGATGCGGCTGCGTGCTGTGGTTGCGACGCCCCAACAAAGGCGGATTTCCTTAACTGA
- a CDS encoding hypothetical protein (NECATOR_CHRII.G4948.T1) — protein sequence MERRQVSNQVVNKESGQSPDGPTPRLVSLTGLGDDATQSSLASPSGRRDAAACCGCDAPTKADFLN from the exons ATGGAACGACGCCAGGTCAGCAACCAGGTCGTTAACAAGGAAAGTGGACAAAG CCCAGATGGGCCGACACCCAGACTAGTGTCGCTTACAGGTTTAGGCGACGACGCCACACAGTCTTCGCTGGCTTCGCCGTCTGGAAGACGTGATGCGGCTGCGTGCTGTGGTTGCGACGCCCCAACAAAGGCGGATTTCCTTAACTGA
- a CDS encoding hypothetical protein (NECATOR_CHRII.G4949.T1): MIATEQRETIVLGVGGIQAGFGTGKTIFGAIIAARWAAGVASTLATASTNAAVAQFAQTMLSLSAYRYLNVLRFVADSAAQENLTPTPVDLNKILISLGETYADVFSDAESSVCDRFTVGRRVLEEYINNPELALHMTEEDKDKYALAERHVSRALEQMILLMLKFRPPYVLCITTASLLNTMDTEHGTFAGCSGR, translated from the coding sequence ATGATTGCGACGGAGCAACGCGAAACCATAGTATTGGGGGTCGGTGGCATTCAGGCAGGTTTCGGTACGGGCAAAACAATCTTTGGTGCAATTATTGCTGCTCGATGGGCAGCAGGAGTTGCTTCCACCCTGGCAACAGCAAGTACTAATGCGGCTGTAGCCCAGTTCGCCCAGACGATGTTATCGCTTTCGGCTTATAGGTACCTGAACGTGTTGCGGTTTGTAGCAGACTCAGCAGCTCAGGAGAATCTTACACCTACACCAGTCGACCTGAATAAGATCCTCATTTCGCTAGGGGAGACCTACGCCGATGTCTTCTCCGACGCAGAGAGCAGTGTTTGTGATCGTTTCACAGTTGGGCGTAGGGTCTTAGAGGAATACATTAATAATCCCGAACTTGCTCTCCATATGACTGAGGAAGATAAAGACAAATATGCTCTGGCCGAACGGCATGTTTCTCGGGCGCTGGAGCAGATGATCCTGCTTATGCTCAAGTTCCGTCCTCCCTACGTGCTATGTATAACAACTGCGTCTCTCCTGAACACCATGGATACGGAACATGGTACCTTCGCAGGATGTAGTGGTCGATAG
- a CDS encoding hypothetical protein (NECATOR_CHRII.G4947.T2) yields MISSRYAMVNLVKTMTGVGAFAVPVAFQQAGLWMGIILAILLGGFVNAHSFVKLVRCSQYLSKKKQLERTDTNKVATMSIQMTNSLENTRHNTSDTSKNGLERRTFEKQVEETKVREAEEKFVKLPLAGEWLSIMATWQVKLLRPGNPST; encoded by the exons ATGATTag tagCCGGTATGCGATGGTGAACCTTGTGAAGACTATGACTGGTGTAGGCGCGTTTGCGGTGCCTGTGGCATTTCAACAGGCAGGACTTTGG ATGGGCATAATCCTTGCTATCCTCCTAGGAGGATTTGTGAATGCACACTCGTTTGTGAAACTGGTCCGATGTTCGCAATATCTTAGCAAAAA AAAACAACTCGAGCGCACCGATACAAATAAGGTAGCAACGATGTCGATACAAATGACCAACTCTTTAGAAAACACTCGTCATAACACTTCG GACACCTCCAAAAATGGTTTAGAAAGGCGCACTTTCGAAAAACAAGTCGAAGAAACGAAAGTGAGGGAAGCTGAAGAAAAGTTCGTTAAATTGCCGTTAGCAG GAGAGTGGCTCTCAATTATGGCGACATGGCAGGTGAAGCTTTTGCGACCCGGAAATCCAAGTACTTAA
- a CDS encoding hypothetical protein (NECATOR_CHRII.G4950.T2) has translation MAEAIQKRMAYCPPTGIDDDDISTIPESCDIKPEELEHARKAVLKREHRKKISTTFSLVNMIRGMIGPGCFAMPMSFKQAGLWGAMVLDFLLGILSTICMIKLCTSAQYLVALNQSGPLDYGNMAGAAFSSSNSKIIKKLEHVARWFVNACLITLQFGICSIYYLFVIDHLKEIIDVIWPENGIPRNLYFLIVLPLFLSLTMVRNIHAMSWICLFGNVLMTVSLMIILIKVISAPHIHTSALPAFTDIKGTVMAAGAILYALEGQALVLPLENKMKYPKDMIGWTGVLTTGIALVTLVYAACGFYGFITYGENVAASITLNLSNSPIDFSVKIMLMLVVYSSYLLQQFPVVQMLFPFIKRPLRARKVRRVYIISLEFLFRFVYVFITLGLSWLIPNLDDIIPLFGGSAGMTLSLIIPPTLETVTFFNEWRYKRSRNWPLLIDSSTETSAQVPPRVSERLFLVDFSQGTERKFFKELTKNCAFYDSCINWTRIKPSV, from the exons ATGGCAGAAGCTATACAAAAACGG ATGGCGTATTGTCCGCCAACTGGTATTGATGATGACGATATATCAACTATTCCTGAAAGTTGCGACATAAAACCAGAAGAACTGGAACATGCAAGAAAAGCAGTCTTGAAAAGAGAACACAGGAAGAAAATATC AACGACGTTTTCTCTGGTTAATATGATCCGAGGTATGATCGGACCGGGATGTTTTGCAATGCCAATGTCTTTCAAGCAAGCTGGACTTTGG gGTGCAATGGTTTTGGATTTCTTACTTGGCATACTGTCAACAATTTGTATGATTAAACTCTGTACAAGCGCACAGTACTTGGTTGCATT GAATCAGTCTGGCCCACTTGACTACGGTAACATGGCGGGAGCTGCGTTTTCATCGAGTAACTCTAAAATTATTAAGAAGCTGGAACACGTAGCACG ATGGTTTGTCAACGCTTGCCTTATCACCTTGCAGTTCGGAATTTGTAGTATTTACTATCTTTTCGTGATTGATCATTTGAAAGAA ATTATCGATGTGATTTGGCCTGAAAATGGTATACCGCGTAATCTGTACTTTCTTATTGTCTTACCTTTATTCCTCTCTCTAACGATGGTACGAAACATTCATGCTATGTCGTGGATTTGCCTTTTCGGAAATGTACTCATGACCGTATCCCTAATGATCATCCTTATT aaagttaTCAGTGCTCCGCATATTCATACTTCGGCGTTGCCAGCTTTTACTGACATTAAAGGAACTGTAATGGCGGCTGGTGCTATTCTATATGCACTGGAAGGGCAGGCATTG GTCCTTCCGCTTGAGAACAAGATGAAGTACCCTAAGGATATGATCGGTTGGACTGGTGTATTGACAACTGGTATTGCTCTAGTGACATTAGTCTACGCAGCGTGTGGTTTCTACGGATTCATCACATACGGTGAAAATGTTGCAGCCAGTATCACACTGAATTTGTCAAATTCCCC GATCGATTTCTCTGTGAAGATCATGCTGATGCTTGTCGTCTACTCAAGTTATCTCCTACAGCAATTCCCTGTCGTCCAAATGCTTTTCCCGTTCATTAAAAGACCACTTCGAGCTCGAAAAGTGAGAAGAGTGTATATCATTTCGCTCGAATTCCTCTTCCGATTCGTATATGTGTTTATAACAT TGGGACTGTCCTGGTTAATCCCCAACCTTGACGATATTATCCCGCTCTTCGGAGGTTCGGCCGGTATGACGCTATCTCTCATCATACCACCCACTCTCGAGACAGTAACTTTCTTCAACGAATGGCGTTACAAAAGATCGAgaaa CTGGCCGCTTCTGATCGACAGCTCCACGGAAACTTCTGCTCAGGTCCCGCCAAGAGTCTCCGAGAGACTCTTTCTTGTCGACTTTTCTCAAGGAACTGAAAGAAAGTTCTTCAAAGAACTGACGAAGAACTgcg CTTTCTACGACTCTTGCATCAACTGGACACGAATTAAGCCATCAGTTTAA
- a CDS encoding hypothetical protein (NECATOR_CHRII.G4950.T1), with amino-acid sequence MAYCPPTGIDDDDISTIPESCDIKPEELEHARKAVLKREHRKKISTTFSLVNMIRGMIGPGCFAMPMSFKQAGLWGAMVLDFLLGILSTICMIKLCTSAQYLVALNQSGPLDYGNMAGAAFSSSNSKIIKKLEHVARWFVNACLITLQFGICSIYYLFVIDHLKEIIDVIWPENGIPRNLYFLIVLPLFLSLTMVRNIHAMSWICLFGNVLMTVSLMIILIKVISAPHIHTSALPAFTDIKGTVMAAGAILYALEGQALVLPLENKMKYPKDMIGWTGVLTTGIALVTLVYAACGFYGFITYGENVAASITLNLSNSPIDFSVKIMLMLVVYSSYLLQQFPVVQMLFPFIKRPLRARKVRRVYIISLEFLFRFVYVFITLGLSWLIPNLDDIIPLFGGSAGMTLSLIIPPTLETVTFFNEWRYKRSRKYFIFHICLNIFYATLGIFFVVTGTQANIAKILSR; translated from the exons ATGGCGTATTGTCCGCCAACTGGTATTGATGATGACGATATATCAACTATTCCTGAAAGTTGCGACATAAAACCAGAAGAACTGGAACATGCAAGAAAAGCAGTCTTGAAAAGAGAACACAGGAAGAAAATATC AACGACGTTTTCTCTGGTTAATATGATCCGAGGTATGATCGGACCGGGATGTTTTGCAATGCCAATGTCTTTCAAGCAAGCTGGACTTTGG gGTGCAATGGTTTTGGATTTCTTACTTGGCATACTGTCAACAATTTGTATGATTAAACTCTGTACAAGCGCACAGTACTTGGTTGCATT GAATCAGTCTGGCCCACTTGACTACGGTAACATGGCGGGAGCTGCGTTTTCATCGAGTAACTCTAAAATTATTAAGAAGCTGGAACACGTAGCACG ATGGTTTGTCAACGCTTGCCTTATCACCTTGCAGTTCGGAATTTGTAGTATTTACTATCTTTTCGTGATTGATCATTTGAAAGAA ATTATCGATGTGATTTGGCCTGAAAATGGTATACCGCGTAATCTGTACTTTCTTATTGTCTTACCTTTATTCCTCTCTCTAACGATGGTACGAAACATTCATGCTATGTCGTGGATTTGCCTTTTCGGAAATGTACTCATGACCGTATCCCTAATGATCATCCTTATT aaagttaTCAGTGCTCCGCATATTCATACTTCGGCGTTGCCAGCTTTTACTGACATTAAAGGAACTGTAATGGCGGCTGGTGCTATTCTATATGCACTGGAAGGGCAGGCATTG GTCCTTCCGCTTGAGAACAAGATGAAGTACCCTAAGGATATGATCGGTTGGACTGGTGTATTGACAACTGGTATTGCTCTAGTGACATTAGTCTACGCAGCGTGTGGTTTCTACGGATTCATCACATACGGTGAAAATGTTGCAGCCAGTATCACACTGAATTTGTCAAATTCCCC GATCGATTTCTCTGTGAAGATCATGCTGATGCTTGTCGTCTACTCAAGTTATCTCCTACAGCAATTCCCTGTCGTCCAAATGCTTTTCCCGTTCATTAAAAGACCACTTCGAGCTCGAAAAGTGAGAAGAGTGTATATCATTTCGCTCGAATTCCTCTTCCGATTCGTATATGTGTTTATAACAT TGGGACTGTCCTGGTTAATCCCCAACCTTGACGATATTATCCCGCTCTTCGGAGGTTCGGCCGGTATGACGCTATCTCTCATCATACCACCCACTCTCGAGACAGTAACTTTCTTCAACGAATGGCGTTACAAAAGATCGAgaaagtattttatttttcatatttgccTCAATATATTTTACGCAACACTaggtattttctttgttgttacGGGTACACAAGCAAATATCGCGAAAATTCTTTCACGCTGA